From Nicotiana tabacum cultivar K326 chromosome 15, ASM71507v2, whole genome shotgun sequence, the proteins below share one genomic window:
- the LOC107798064 gene encoding putative aquaporin PIP-type pTOM75: protein MAENKEEDVNLGANKYRETQPLGTAAQTENKDYIEPPPAPLFEPGELSSWSFYRAGIAEFMATFLFLYITILTVMGLKRSDSLCSSVGIQGVAWAFGGMIFALVYCTAGISGGHINPAVTFGLFLARKLSLTRAVFYMVMQCLGAICGAGVVKGFMKGPYQRLGGGANVVNPGYTKGDGLGAEIIGTFVLVYTVFSATDAKRNARDSHVPILAPLPIGFAVFLVHLATIPITGTGINPARSLGAAIIFNKKQAWDDHWIFWVGPFIGAALAAVYHQIIIRAIPFKSKA, encoded by the exons ATGgcagaaaacaaagaagaagatgtGAATCTTGGAGCAAACAAATACAGAGAAACACAACCCTTAGGAACAGCAGCACAAACAGAAAATAAGGATTATATTGAACCACCACCAGCACCATTATTTGAACCTGGTGAATTATCATCTTGGTCATTTTACAGAGCTGGGATTGCAGAATTTATGGCCACTTTCTTGTTCTTGTACATTACAATCTTGACTGTAATGGGACTTAAAAGGTCAGATAGTTTGTGTTCTTCTGTTGGTATTCAAGGTGTTGCTTGGGCTTTTGGTGGTATGATCTTTGCTCTTGTTTACTGCACTGCTGGTATCTCAG GAGGCCACATTAATCCAGCTGTGACTTTTGGTCTGTTCTTAGCAAGGAAACTTTCTTTAACAAGGGCAGTATTCTACATGGTAATGCAATGCCTTGGTGCTATTTGTGGTGCTGGTGTTGTTAAAGGTTTTATGAAAGGACCATACCAAAGACTAGGTGGTGGTGCCAATGTGGTTAACCCTGGCTATACTAAAGGTGATGGACTTGGTGCTGAAATTATTGGTACCTTTGTTCTTGTTTACACTGTTTTCTCTGCTACTGATGCCAAGAGAAATGCCAGAGATTCACATGTCCCT ATTTTGGCACCTCTTCCTATTGGATTTGCTGTGTTCTTGGTTCATTTGGCCACCATCCCAATTACTGGAACTGGCATCAACCCTGCTAGGAGTCTTGGAGCTGCTATTATCTTCAACAAAAAACAGGCATGGGATGACCAT TGGATCTTCTGGGTTGGACCATTCATTGGAGCTGCTCTTGCTGCAGTTTACCACCAGATTATTATCAGAGCCATTCCATTCAAGAGCAAGGCTTAA